From the genome of Tachysurus fulvidraco isolate hzauxx_2018 chromosome 14, HZAU_PFXX_2.0, whole genome shotgun sequence:
TGTGAAGGGGGAAATGAAGAAAGGAACTGAAGAAATGATTGTAGGAAAAGTTCTCGTCTGTCATCGTCATGTCAGTCATTGCGTCTCACAGGAGATGCTGCGCGCGCCACTCTATAACCGTCACGTGGCTCCTGTTCTTTGCTGCGACAACAGACGCGTGTCACTCCATAAAGGGTCCGACTTGAAGGGTCGGAACAAATTACCTTGCGTGCCGGGTTGAATAGCCCGGGTATAGAGCATCAAACGTCTCCACTATTTAAATGACACGGTTCAATTatccatttatatattttgtaggATATGTTATGTTATTCAGATGGTTTATTAAGTAATTCActaagtagattttttttattaattaaaataagtattaaatattttggaaCACCCAATGGTGCTGCtattaaaaaaagtcataaaaaagtttatggttagggttagattatcaagtaggccacgcctacccgatgacgcaatatctgttacgctgttctgatatccctggaaataagtgcatcccgtcAGTTCGATGCATAACCTTTACtccaaactttatttttttatcgtCATGATGCAAAGAATCACATGAAGCTCAACAGAAAAACATCATTCCAATTTTCCacaaacaatacatttattataaccaatttaaaaaagcaaacaaagtgtaaaataataaacccaATGAAAAAAAGTTTCCCTCCCCCCTCCACACCTCACTAATACCCAGTTTACAGCATtaatcaaatcttttttttttcattctccttcatttttacatttttttttgcatctgcaTTCGCAAATCTATAGTCTACCATAAACCATTTTTATATGTGCATATTGTATAGAAATACATTTATTGTCGATGATTAGTGCCGAAAtgactttaaaacatttaccTTAATTTAGGAAATCCTAAAAGGTATCGGCATCTATTACACTTGGGCAAATTATACAACAGACATCATAAAACTTCGAAGTGATTGTATAAATCACTATAAATTGTGTCAACGGAAGACTTTAATCGCATGTACAAGCACAGGCACAACATGTTCAGATTTTACTgtctcttaaccctcaattattAGTACTACATTTTAGTCATCCTTCATTTTAAATATCCTTTTCAGTCTGATATTTGTTTGACACTGATCAACAGTAAGGAGCGTGTAGTAGGTTCTAAATATAAGAACCTACTGGCTTTTCTTTATTGTACATCTCGGCATTGGATACACCAATTAACCTTCTAAATTTCATCCTGACTAGCTACTACTACTTACTGTAACTCTCACAATTTAGTTAtgtctctgtcttttctttctttaacagtGTAGTCTTTAGTGATTTGAGAGAAAATTAGCATCGCAACAGCTCGGTGCTTGAACTTTATCCTGCTTCACTTACAAGTCActtaatattaaaagtaaatcAATAAACCCTGAACTAAATGTAAGAACATAGAACAGACAAAATATCTATGAAATCAAATGagaaacaaaggtttaaatttaaacatagCCATGTGGAATGTTAGCATTTTGTAGACAGTAGACCATGTCACGGAATCAACGAACAAACCCGGTCTTTAATCTTTGATGCTAAAAGTACAACAAGCACaattaacagtttctttctgtGTACCATTTaccttcagtaaaaaaaaaaactaaaatagtAACTAAATACTACCTAAAATATTAGCATTTCCACAAATTTAGCTCTGCATTATAGTTTTCATTCCTGTTTTTCCTACTTAAACAGCACCAATAGAGCAACATggattttgctttaattaaaataagtaaataataatatccaTTAAGTAAAGTTTGACTAAGTTGTAGAAATAAGTGGCGAGGCAAATTTGACTCGTTGTCTTCAGGACTTCAGGAAGGGCTTCACCTTAAAGATCGACACATTACCTGATGGAGGTCAGACGACATCCTCATGCTGGAGACAGATATTAAACAAGTAGGAATTAGACATTTTGTGGCTTTTTCACAATGTCAGTGCACTAAGGATAACATTCGTTTGGAATACTTGAATACTGAATATTATTCAATAGAAATATATACTCTCTGGCAACTTTAATTAGAATAAAGTACGTCTATGCtttcatgcagttatccaatcagcagCACAATACATATTATCATGCATTTTATTAGATTACGAAAAGTGACTATGGTCTTGGCATGGTAGTTGGTATCAGATGGGCTGGAAGTAGACCATTATTctctgatgtttttctgctcagcacGGATGTAAAGAGTGAGTATTTGAGTTACAATAGTCTTTCTTTCAGCTCGAACTTGTCTGGCAATTCTTCTACATTTAAACGGTTGgatgctttttgtttttcacaccacttttgaataaagaGTAGACAATATTGTTTTGTGTGAGAATATCAGGAGGAGCAGTGTATGAAAACTCAAACCAGCTTGACTGCCACCAACAAAATCACTTAGATCATATTGTTCTCCATTCTGATATTTGATTATTACCCGAAGCTCTGAAACTGAATTGGAGAGGTTTTatacactgtgctgctgcctCATGTTCATCTGATtgaataattgcatgaatgtgaaAACTGCATTCGTTTCTAATAATGTGGATAGTCACAAGTGTAAACAAAAtcaatatctgttttttttatacatattgtAATGAACTGTATTTTTAATACGTGAACATACATATAGGAGAaagctttgtttttaaatgaaatcaggtttgccattatttttaaatatggaaGTTTGGCAAATGGCTTAtctttatattacatatatttctAAGTTTTTCTGGATCATATATTATAAGGGAAAAATAGATTAACTTCAGCACCCTTAAGGaattctgtctgtttgtgcctCTTGAGGAAATTTTACAGCTTCCATGTGGAGTTCATTTCGAAAGCCATTAACCACCCAGAGAACGCTTGAGGAACCCATTTTTCTAAAAGTACTCTGTGTAGTTCTGAAAGTTCTACTTATGGTTAAAAGGGCTGGGCAATATAGATCAAAAAACTTTTccacaatatatatttataaaatatgctTGTATGGTACAGGCATGAATATCATCTATCGTCTTTTGtacattataataatgataacatgCACCAAGTATAATGTATTGCAAATTGTCTATTTTATGCctatacagtgatgcctcgagatatgagtttaattcgttccatccatccatccatccatcttctacttatccagttgttttgtttatgtgatttgaatatgaaaaaatgtacagtacgtgtatttataaatgacaaatattatataaaaacaaacaaaaataaactggttttactttacggaagatgcgcacggaggttgagggaggagtaaacaggcggaggaggaggaattttgtctcgtacgtacactcactttcgttcacttactcgctactttacacttaaatggaacttaactaaacttcactaaaattaacgaatCTAAATCAAGCATCGTGTTAGTTCAGGCATCACCGTAAATTAATCTCCCTTCCACCACCAACCCTCTTtcgttctccctctctcttcccctcctcCCCCcactctctccttccctccccTTCCccctctttcttgctctctatCTCCCCttctcctctccctctttctctctctccttctccctctcccccttcTACCATGCTTTCCTTCTCTCcacttcccccctctctcccttctccctctatttcttattctctctctctcccattctctcttCCAGTCTTACTCCCCCCTCTCTTctactccctccctctccctctctccttcttccctccttctccctccctctttctctctctctccttcttccctccttctccctccctctttctctctgtccccttctccctccctctttctcaccttctccctccctgtctctctctgaatgGGATGCTACAGTAGTTCCTGGATTTTGACATCTCTATGTACTTCTAGCCTCCAATATCTCAGTTAACAATAATCACATTTGCGGGTCTCAGCAGAAACATCAATGACAACGAGCAAGACCTCTGATTCGTTAATTTAATTATAGTGAGtcaatataaaaacacaaatcaagACTCAAACAAATGCAACACCACAAACCACCAATGATTTCCAAGCTGACactaaaggggaaaaaacaataaataaaacaacaataaagcgaataataatattaataattaaaaaaaaaaaaaaaacactttcaacCTGAAATTTTAcctataatgtatttatataatgtgAAATTTTACCTATAATGTCTACCAATGCAGTTTCACATTTATAAACTAAAACAGATAGAACAAagtcaaaaaaatttttttttcttttccaattgCTTTATACCACCGAGGAATAATGGAATTCTTGGCTTGGGTTTGATGGGGTCCAGATTTTCTTTTGACCAAATGAAATGTTtgcatataatatatttacaatcCCATGATGAATTATGAATCTAACGTGTGTTAGAAGCAAGACATTGGGTTTACATGGTTTGTCTATTAAACCATACAAGCAGTGGGTTTAATTTGCATCAAACGTTTAAGATATGAAACCTGATTCTAACCACTGACCATGTGAGCAAGCTTCATTTTCCACTGCTGTGGCAGTAGGTGTTTGGTTAGAGCTCTTCAGTTTGTGTTCCTTATGCACAGTGGTTAAAAACAATGGTCTAAACAGAACAAGACACCTTAAACACCTAAGCCAAAGGAAAGAGGTGgagtgcacagacagagacCCCGTTTACCAGCTTAGAGGAAGAAGAACTTGAAGGCACCAGTGAAGAATTTATGCACAAATTTcttagtattaaataaaattgattgAACTACTTCACAATGTTCTGACGTGTGAAATGTATAATCTACACGAGTAAAGAAAGAAGTTGAGTATTTCCAATTAAATGTGACAGAAGAACGTTGTGATCTCGCAAACAAAGATggatttgtataaaaaaataaatatttcatttatttttatgactcGCAAATCATTATTAATAGCATCaacaataattaaacaaaaaaaaaaaacaaagaaagaaaactttcATTAGGATCTTcaagaacatcacacagctgtGCCAGCCAAAATTACACTGGTGCTTTCAGTTAAGCAAGGAGTTTGTGTGGGGGAAAAACACCCAGGAGGATGATTGTAGAGTTGTCTTCCCCTCTACTTTACTCTCCAACAAAGTTTTGAGAGTGAACAGGTTCCCGACACCAACCATTTTGATCAGTACTTTTATTAAGGAACAAAAAGGATTTGGGGAGTAAAAAGAAAGTGAcggaagaaaaataaaggagatccacaaaacaccaccacaaaGCTGATGAGGGATCCCTGATGGATTTATACCTTGCTCCTGAAGAGTGGCTTGGCGCCGGGGCCGCAGTACTCGTTGTAGATGAGCTTGAAGAGGAAGAGGTGGAAAAGGGCGACAAGAGACGCCACGCTGAACCAGAAGAGAAAGGGCAGACCTGGGTCCTGCTTGGCCATGTGCTCGTCGTGTGCTAGGATGGTCTTAACGTGCAGAGTGTGGCGCAGATCCTGCAGGTGCCTCAGGTCTGTCGAGATGTATAACAGCGGCGTGAGAGGCTGCGTCACTAAAACGGGAAACACGTGACCCCGAGGCTCAGACGTGAGCTCCACGGGCTCGTTGATGCACCCTGCCTCACAGGCGTACAGCTTCACCGGCTTCTCTTCGTCCTGTGGTTTAACAGAGACGTGCAGCGAGGGCCGGCCATCCGCATCAGCCAACACAGAGAGGCTGATACGGTCACGATGGTAGCGCAAGCCGCGCAGCGAGTAGCTGTTATGCAGGACGCTCGGCTCGGCCTGGAACTGCAGGTGGTTCTCTGTGAACTGCAGGCCACCAAAGCTGAGCGTCACGGCTTGCATCATGCCATGAGCACCTGCTGAAACCAGAGCCTTGCAGGCACGCTTTTGGAGGGTTAATGTCCAGAGATTAACAAGTTGCAGGAGAGAAGCAGTGCCACTCACACGCTCGGGCCACAGGTTCTCGGCATGCATGGTTGCATGACCGCTGAAGCAGTGATCTGCGTAGTTCAGGCTTGCCTCCAGCTTATCGCGCTCCTCTGCACTGAGGCTGCTTTCCAGCAGGGGAGCTGTGGAGGAGGAGAGgatgtagtacagtgtagtgttgacCGTGCGGCTCGATGGCGTGTGAGCATCAGTGATCTTCCTAATCTCTATACCTATGAAAACAAGACAAGAAAGAATCTTTTAGCAGGACtgaatttttgtatttgtgtgtcagtgtggttaaataattattttaaatgtttttttttcctgacatgATACAGAAATGaaagttttttcatttttggtaGAGTGATATCTTATCTCATGCATAGTAtttatatggttgaaatgaaatgatcaaAATAGAAACATGAAGATTTAGCCATTTTGGTTGACTTGCCAGATATGAAAAGATCCGCCCAAGCCTGCTGGTGCTCCTGAACCAAATCTTCCAGTTTTGCTCGCAGCAACTCCACCATCTCTCTTTTGATGTCATCTCGAAGATTGCTGAAAGTCTCGTCCATCTTCGAGGGCTCGACGGGCTCAGATGTGTGAATTACGCTCACTATGTTTTCGGTATGCTCAGATTTCGCAGGAACCTGAAAGCGTGGGCTCAGTCGTTTCGTTCCCACAGCCATCAACACCGTTTCCTTCTTTTCTGTAAGAACTTTACCGGTGGACAGCATGAAATCTTTATCTTCTGTCTTTTCTGTAACACCCCTAAAAGATGGTGATTCCACAGACACCTCGACTGATATTGCTTTGTCTGTTGGGTTGTTAATGTGAACTCGCTGAATGTAGACGTTAGATCGGCTACGGTGTGCAATGTGTTCCTCCCGAATGACAACGCAATCCTGAGAGGACTGGGAAGTATCGAGCAGGATACACCGGGAAGAGAGCACAGAGCCTTTCCGGTACCACAACATTTTTGCCTGTGCCTCTGAATGCTTTCCAGCTATCTGCCATCGCACTATGGGGGAATATTCCGTCAGGTGCACTGGGGCTGAACCCGGCTGAGAGGACAACCTCACCCAAAGTTTATTAGAATCCACGTCCACCAAGACTTGTCCGTTACCTGTTACGAACGGTACAGAGACTTTCATCTGCGGCGTGCTCATGATGCCCTCACCACGGTCGACCTGCGTTGTCCATCTGTTAATATCAGTCTGCAGACAGACCCCAGCAGTGCCTCCGGGCTCCCGGAAGAATCCGGTGAACTTGAAGATCCTATCAGGACTCAGGTACCAgtaaaatattaagaaaaggAGCAAAACAACCAAAACACGTCTGGCCCAGCTGCTTGAGAGCAAACCAGGAAGTCCCTTTAATCTCTGCTGGAGCCACATGGTGTCTGCTTTAGACCTGATATCTTTTGAGTAATCACACATCAGGTGATATTGATTTCTCTGGATCAAAAAAAGAATATAACCGAGTGAGAAACGACTTCCTGAGTATGCGAAGTGGGAGTGGCACAATGTCTGAATGCTACTTTAATTACGAACCACTTTGCTATTATTTCATTACCACGCAATCGGGAACTGAAAGGCTGAACGTTAACAAGACGTTTGGAAGgttatttgtaattaaaagCTATAAGTCAGTCTTGCTCTAGTCACTTATGTAACCGAGTAAACAAGTCATATTTCTCACCAACAAGCTTTGTGCTACATCGACAACGTCTTCTTATGGGTCCTGAATTACCGAATGTTAGTTCTGAACGCCAATTTGTACAATATCGACCAGTGAAACagtaaaactttattatttacttatcgCGCTTATGAGTCACCTGACTGACCTGGACGTTACTTATGCAGTTAGCATTAAAGCTAACGTTGTCTGTTCGAGATAACCTTAAAAATATCTCGACTCGCTCCTAATAACGGCTGATTGTCTTACGATTCTCTGGATTTACCCAATTTTCTTCCTCACGTAAATCCACGGAAACTCCATTTTAAGCTCCATGTCAGCTATCTGGTTTGTCAACCCACCAAACTTgacattttggtttgtttaagCTGCCGTAAAGCAGGCTGACTCGTTACCGGAAGTGTCGCGATTCAGAGCTCTAGTCACGATGTCTCTGATCTCAGATCAGCCTAGTCTTTCACTTCAGACCTtttacaccctggacacaacatctttcagctcctcccttctggcaggcgctacagagctttgtttaccaaaactgccagacacaggaacagtttctttccccaggctcctcatcaccctgattaacaactcaccatgattatattccctgcttcatatctataagtactgcattaccagaactgtcagtcatgacatcatccgtatatgtaacacacacttatatactgctgcagtatattgtacaaaaagcataatattgcccaatactgttatttgcactaccatgcacttctcacactttatgtacataactgatcagccatatatactgtattcatatttaatattcataccgTCTATACTGTAtcacatcgtctgtattgtcttgtcttgtatagtatagtgttatttatatctgtattgtcttatatagtatagtgttatttatgtctgtacttttgagagtcacaaacagctggaactaaattccttgtgtgtgtcaacacacttggccaataatcctgattctgattcttataCCTGTGTTTGCTTGTTAATGATCACCTGGCCAAATAAttatttccttttctatttTGGTAACTGATTCACACTTGCCACTATAACATGTATCTACTCTCACTATTGTTTTACCTTCACCTAAGTATGTAGTATGCAATCTTCTACTGCTTTCAGCTCCTTGACCACAATCCAGCACTGGaaaatggtgatgatgatgtttatgaCATAAATGGGTCAGTCTCCAAGGAATGGCAACGAATCACCAATCCCCACAGAGTAGATATATTGAGTGCTAAAGTTTTGGGTGAATGTGTATTAACGACTTATAACAACAAAATCTACACTACGCCCTGATTATGGCTATATCTAATATAAATCaagtcgagtcaagtcaagtcaagaagcttttattgtcatttcaaccatatatagctgttgtagtacatagtgaaatgagacaacgtttctccagaatcatggtgctacataaaacagacagggctaaggacttagtaagtagctttagccacataaagtgcaactgtgcaacctggtgcaaacagtgcaggacaagagaacaagacagtgcagacgaaacgttacaagacaatacaaaaaagacaaaaaagacaatacacaaaagacaataaacagaaacagaaaaatgtatAGGATtctgcaaaaacagcaaaccagtgaaatactgtacagtatgtgcaaagcgactgaaatgttagacagtgtgtgcaaagagcaaaaaagtaaaaagtgtgcaaaacagcaggtAAATAGTtgaatgtaagcagcatgtaaacaagttgatggatgtatattggaagagtgtgtatttggtgtaggtctgtgtagtccatacagatgatgtgcgtgtgtatgttgtgctcagtacaattcagttcagttattgagaagtctgatggcttgtgggaagaaactgttacacagtctggtcgtgagggtcCGAGTGCTTCggtgccgtctggaaaaaggtacagaAGCA
Proteins encoded in this window:
- the kiaa2013 gene encoding uncharacterized protein KIAA2013 homolog, whose product is MCDYSKDIRSKADTMWLQQRLKGLPGLLSSSWARRVLVVLLLFLIFYWYLSPDRIFKFTGFFREPGGTAGVCLQTDINRWTTQVDRGEGIMSTPQMKVSVPFVTGNGQVLVDVDSNKLWVRLSSQPGSAPVHLTEYSPIVRWQIAGKHSEAQAKMLWYRKGSVLSSRCILLDTSQSSQDCVVIREEHIAHRSRSNVYIQRVHINNPTDKAISVEVSVESPSFRGVTEKTEDKDFMLSTGKVLTEKKETVLMAVGTKRLSPRFQVPAKSEHTENIVSVIHTSEPVEPSKMDETFSNLRDDIKREMVELLRAKLEDLVQEHQQAWADLFISGIEIRKITDAHTPSSRTVNTTLYYILSSSTAPLLESSLSAEERDKLEASLNYADHCFSGHATMHAENLWPERVSGTASLLQLVNLWTLTLQKRACKALVSAGAHGMMQAVTLSFGGLQFTENHLQFQAEPSVLHNSYSLRGLRYHRDRISLSVLADADGRPSLHVSVKPQDEEKPVKLYACEAGCINEPVELTSEPRGHVFPVLVTQPLTPLLYISTDLRHLQDLRHTLHVKTILAHDEHMAKQDPGLPFLFWFSVASLVALFHLFLFKLIYNEYCGPGAKPLFRSKHEDVV